DNA sequence from the Vicia villosa cultivar HV-30 ecotype Madison, WI linkage group LG3, Vvil1.0, whole genome shotgun sequence genome:
TTATTGCGAGAAGGCATGAAAGCATATCATTTGTAGAACTTAGAACCCCTTTTGATAATTCTTGCCGTCTTTCGTTCATAATAGGAAGTATCATTTCCACAATTCTTGCTCTAGCTTTTTGGCCTCTCCAAAATGATGAGCCAGGGAGATTTATTGGAAGAGAGTGAATTGCTTTAAATGATGTGGTAAAGTCATCAAATAGAATCTCCCTTGTGTGTTGATCTATGTCAAATAAGATGCTGGATGTCATATCATAGGCCAGTTTTTTCATCAACCTCACAACTTGTATTGTTTTATTCCCTTTCAATTCTTTTAGAAGTGTTGTGTGCACTAACTCATCCATCTTTTTGACATAGTTCTGAAGGCATTCAGGTTTCAAGAATTTCAGCAGTTCACCTTTGACCAACCTGTGCCTGcttgaaaaataaacaaaaggctCAAATCTCAAATGGCTTCATTATTTTTGCCatcaataaaattgaaaatagaaaTAGAAGTCTCAAACAATTGACACAGTGTTATTTATGCAATCCGCCCAAGTGTGCTTATTCTACGACTATAAAATTGTCGTTTCGTCTtattatttgaataaattaaAGTTTCAGTATTACAAATCATATATAAAATAGTAGACTAGTTCGACTCCCTTGCCCCATACCCTTCTTCTATGACTATGAGTCATATTCAACGATCTACACCTTAACGAATATCAAACCTGTATTAATATTTTCCTCCATGATTCTACGTCCTAGCAATTGGGAACTGGGAAGTACAACAAACAACAGTGCAATAAGGAACATGTAGCACTCTAAGTAGTGTTTTGGATTTGTTACCGATGATTGACTTGGTCAACAAATCAACTGCATTCTCCAAAATATAAAGTTTTTCGAGTAATATACGTCTAAATGCAAGTAACTCTAAATTTTGTGAAATCTCACATCAATTGCTATAATGTCTCGCGTCGTTATTCTAGCTCGACTCCCTGCCCATTATTTGTCATTATGAGTAAtacttatttataatttattcaattaatcaaaatacaacgaaatttatttaaatttagggttaaatatgtttttgatccctataaatttttaaattttagcttttagtccctataaaaaatatattgacttttagtccctataaaattacttttgcactcacttttgatCCCTCTACAAGGACTAAAACtaagtgcaaaagtaattttatagggactaaaagtcaaacatttttttatagggactaaaagccattttgggtaattttatagggactaaaaacatatttaacccttaaatttatgacatgaaaatgaaaaagaaataaggaTAACAAACCTAACAAATTCTCATATAGAAACACAAACAAACTCATATCTCTAGTACTTTTCCATCATACACTATCaccattttaaaatatatatttctccAATTGTATTTCCAAATATGAAAGACCATATTTCAAAGTGTAATTGTTTGAATCAAGAACCCAAGCAATTAAATTGTAACTATGGATGGAACTGTTATATTGCACAAAGTTGTAGTTAGGTTGAATGATCTCTGGTTCAATTCCTGCCCGGCAACATttacttaatataaataaattgttgatatttataaatcaaaaacataaaaaaaatattaaaaaattaactgATCTCCTGGATTAATCGATTCTTTGGCTGGATAACAAGAATCATAAGTAGAAATTAAGAATATGTACCTTGATCCTACAAGTTCTGATAAGCTTTGCTTTCCAAGTATCTTTTGAAGAGTTATAGGTTTCTTAGCAGAAATAACATCATCTGAGGAACCAAGAATAAACTTGTTTCCTTGTTGTCCAATAATAATCACTGTTGGAGAACCCATTAAGGAGGTTTTAAAGACAGAACCATACTTAGATACCCTTTCTTGTAACCACTCATAGCCTTTGTCTTGTCTCTGTGCTCTTAGAAAACCAAGTGTCTCTCCAATAATAGGATATCCAAGTGACCCTTTTGGAACattttttgtttgactttttgAGAGAAGTTTTTTCAGGAGAAAAGCTAAACTCAAAGTTAGTATGCATAAAGCAATGAAAGGAATATCTTTAACCATTTAGAAATTAGATGAGAGAGATGAGATTATTCAGTGTAGTGCCAAACATAGGAGATAGAGATCATATATGGTTTTCTTATTACTTTATGTCACCAAGAGACatggaaaggaaaaaagaaaatattggGATAGTTTTTCATATTAGGTAACAATAAATGAATAGTTTAATTTATTTAGAGGGGCACATCGCAGCAGGTTTTTAATTGGTACCAATCATAGTTTTTAATTGCGGATCACGCGCGGATGCGATTGTGGTTTCGGGTGTTGCAAATGCAGTCATTGTGGTTGATATGTAATGCACATTATTTACTGTTTCCGTAAAAATTTTGATTTGGAGGTTTTTGTAATACTTTTTGACAAACATTTAATGTTAAGATTTTTCTTTACaacatatataaattatgtttTGAGATTAAAAATTTTTGATGACGCGGTTTCTAATGTGGACCGATACTTGATTTTAAATTCCACTGCATTTGCAGTATGATGCAGTTGCAAAGACTATCACGTCAACAATACTGCAGTTGGAGGCTGTAATTTAAAACCATGATACCattaataaaatgattaatttaaCCAAAAAATTTGGATTAAAATTCGGTCCTAAGTACCAACAATGTTAAATCTTTTAAATGACTCGACTCGAGGAACTCAGTTTAATCAAAGGATAATAATTTCTCGACTGCACCAATTGCAGGATTCTTTTGACAATAGTAAATTCAAATATCATCATCTTTTTTATTAGATAATATTTTTTGGATTAAGCAACTTGCCGGCATAGTTAGCAagctttaaatatttaatttttcctTATTAAATAATCTAATGCTTTGGTCTATACAATTAGTACAATCTTCTATTTGTCCCTTGTAAATTGCTTATTTTAATGCAAGTAAACGACACATTGAAGAAAGTGACAGATAACATAAAGAAAATGATAGAACATTTAATATAAGTTAAATCAACTagttgaatataaaaaaaaaacataagagcaaatataaaaagaaaaaaacacagTTGAAAGAAACTATTTTTAAAGCAAAATAAATTCTTCTTGTTTTCAAAGAGGGTGGTGGTGATGACGAGGAGTGAAAGGAGAATAAGTTGCAAAGGAGGCTTCACTGCTAGCAATAGAGAAAGGACTTGTTGGAGTTGTAGGTGTTGTTGGTCTTGATTGATTACCATAGCCTTTGTCACCATTCCTTCTTGGTCCTTTCTCAGCCCATTTGAGTTCAGTCTGCTTTACTGTACTTGGATACCTCCAATTCAAACATCCTAGTAACCCTGCTCTTTCTATGTACCTATGACAACAAATTACATTCCAATAACCATTCATGTATATTTTGTTAGATTAAGGTTAATAAAGAACCTTAAGAAAACTTGGTATTGAAGTGGCATTTAAATCAAAGTCTTAAATTGCAGTTGTGTCGCAAATACGGTTGGAGTTGCGGGAGTTGTGATTGCAGTCATTGCTTTTGTTGCGATTCGCATTGAGATCGTTGCACTTGTAGATAAGATTTTTCATTACTTCCAaaataaattgagtttttgagttttgaaattttaaatcaaatgaaaatactttaaaaaaaacatGGGTGGAATTTGTCTGATGTGGTTCTTAATGGAATTGGGCGTGTGATCTTAGATCATATTGTAATTGTGGGGCGATATGGTCGTGGAGACCATTGCTTCTGCAATATTGCAGCTACAATTATGAATGCGAATTGCaatttaaaattatgatttaaatagAAAATTCTTAAGTTCGACGCCAACACCAGTGTTAAATTCCGCGGAGGCTACCGCATTGCAATAATGTGGCTGCAATTGTAGATGCAGACTGCAATATAAAATcatgattaaaattgaaaattctaaaattcGATGCCGGCACCAAAGTTCAAAACCCaactattagagtttgacctaactcatccttacaaaaccggttggtaaggtgaggagtgtccctctatatatgcCCAGCACTCTTTTTGgacttggtgcgtggatattaatggtgggcggcccatggtccgatcgataggctctgataccatattagagtttgacctaactcatccttacaaaaccggttggtaaggtgaggagtgtccctctatatatattctttgaaagctctatctctagccaatgtgggacttttaggatcttcctaataccaACTCTTTCGTGTGTgaatttttaatgattattaaaataaataaaaaattgttaccTTTGACTGAACCTAAGTCCAAGGCAATTAACACACTTTCTTCCTTCTCTTAAGTCTCCCATACCTATTTCCACACACTGCTTGCAATAAACCCTGCCACATACCTTCATTGTCCACAAACAATGTTACATAAATTAAAGATTGTAGAAAATATAACTATTTGATTGAGTAAAGAATGACAaaactgaaagaaaaaaaatttaaataaaaggcaATATTAGAAGAAAAAATTGTTAAACAATAACATAAAGTATAGATATCAATAATAGTAACATTTCAAAAACATACCAGACATCTTGTCCTGAAAAAATAAACATAGTTACTACAAATAGTGCAAATCTTAGAGTGAGGAATGCCCTGTCGTCTCCGTCGACCAACACCGCCTTTTCCATTAGTCGAACTCGACTCACCACTCATTGTATCATAGCCCAAATTATACTCACTTGCCTTACTTTGAGTACTTTTAGGACCAACAACACCTCTATGACCAAAATCTTGTTGATCATTATAGTTGTCATTGGAATATACCTTGAATCCTTTTTTAAAATCATGAGTAGGTGACATATTCATAGGTGAAAGAGAAGGAGATTGTATATTTGTGGTGTTTTTCTTAACATTTGGCAAGTCTTGAAAGGTAAGATTAACACTCTCATCTGGGATTCCTTGGTATAGTTCCTCTAAGTTAGGTTTTGGTTCTAATGTTTTTTTCTTGTGATCATCCATTTTTTAGTTTCTTAGGTTGAATGAGATTGTGTCTATAAATATTTAAGGAATGGTGAAATTAAGGTAAGAGGTGTGTGTAACTTGTAAGGCATGTTTGGTCCAATTGTGAATAAAAACGAACATATGTGGCCAAAGTTTATAAGGCCGGTTGGAAATTAAGAATAACTTATTGTCTTGAATATTTAGATTGGTCACTTGATGGAGTTGTTGGGTCTCTTCAGTGTTTTGGAAAGACTGGCCAGTATGAAATCGGTGATTATATACAATTTTAAAGTATAATATAATTTTGGCTTTCCatcatttattaataattttgatttttttttgtttttttgtttgttttactaAAAGTAAAATGACATTCAATTATTCAAAGTAATATAGTGCCTAGATGTAAAAGAGtagaaatttatttaaaattaaaaagaatgaaattatttaaggTTGCTTCTTGTTATGGGCATTACGCTAATTCCTGTATTTCTGTTGGTCTTACGATTAGATGTTTTGAGGCAAAGGGAATTATTTGAAATTTGGAGGTGTCTTTCAAGATAAAGACTTTTGGTTGGAGGCTTCTTGCAAATAGGCTCCCAACTAAGGATCTTTTGGTACATAGAGGCATTTATATTCCTTTGGATAGTgtaaagtgtgttttttgtgggATTGACTTGGAAAACCGGTATCATTCCTTTTTTAATTGCTTGGTGGTTAAGAACATAAGGAGGGAGATAGCTTCTTGGATTGGTAAAAGGGAGGTGTTGGAGAAAAAGTGCTTGTCGAGTTTTACGGATTGACACTCATTTTGTAAAGATCACAAGATTAAAGAGAGGAAGTTAGGGGTTAGTTGGCTTGCAATTACTTGGTCGATTTGGTTGCTTAGGAACGGAGTTTGCTTTCGGAACGAGGTTTAGAATTTTGAGAATACGGTTTAGAATATTGAAACCTTAgtttggaagtggtctttttTTGGAGAAATTACCCAACCCAATTATACTTTTTACGAATTTAGCAAAGagcctttgctttatctttcgtAGTTATATTTGGTTTGTAATCTCTTTTGTCGGGTTTTTCCCGTTTCCTAGTGTaaacaggttggagaacccttagttttcCCTTATATAAtatcttgcttacaaaaaaaaaagatcacAACATTCAGGTTAATAGCTTAAAATGATAAATTTCATGCAACATTAAAGTGTTTGGAATACTCATTTCTTCGAATCCGTAATAATGAGAACATTAAAATTATTGATTGAATAtgtaataaatatgaataaaatatgatCATATAATCTAAACAAAGTGAATAGTTCAACAAAACGAGAAAGAAGACAACTCCATTGGAAAAAATAAAGTCTATCAAATTTTACATTGGAGAACAGACCAAGATGAAAAACATTTTATCACCAAATTCAATAAGTAAATAAGTGAATCAAAAGGATACGTGTCATTTTTTACATTGGGCAGACAGGTATCCGAAGTGATATGTATCACTTTTCACATCAGGCAGACTTATAATCAAGTTGATATGTGTCACTTTTCTCCTTAGATAAGCTTGTAACTGAGGGGGTATGGGATATCTTTCACATTGGTTCTCTGGCATAATCGATGTGAAAAgcatgtatttttaaaatataattttttttacttttatatattttttgttataatttgtatattatttaaacaaaacctaaataatatattttgtattgGAGTATAGTTTAGATATGGGCCTCTAAAATGTATGCTGATAGTAGTTAGGCTCATTAGTATCTTGTGCTAGCCTATGCCTTAAGCCTAGTTATATATCGGCACTGTTATATTGTATGTAACGATAACAAACTCTATCATTATACTCAtacattcatcatcttcttccattGAATCAGAGATTCAAAGATGATTCACAATATTCatttctaatatggtatcagagcctatcgatcaGACCATGGGCCGCCAACCATTAATATCCACGGACCAagcctgtaacacccttctaaaccccgcggcaattttaaataattaatcagagtaaaaacatatgcacaagggtgccacaattattcaaaacaattaaatcaactaaggtcaaagtcatgctttattaggaaatgattcaccaaaacacaatcatgtttaacacagcggaatacgaaacatcatcaaatacaaccaaaatggGATCATAATCTGACACcaaataaattagataatttcataaaactctataactatcgttccccagtgttacagatcagagcatgaccgacacgacccaacataaacggataaactctatgagtcatcctcaccaagcactactgccgctactcctcaatctgaaaatgacaacatgtaagggtgagtctcattctcaattagtaaatattatgcaattcataagcaacaagcatcataatataccgttcacccaattatacatattcagattcacatccattattaattcacacaataatagattacaacacatactacagaaatccatacaatcatattatgacaaaatgcatatgacacaactgacactatgcatgtggtaccaataaaccgtggaatcaacccacctaaccgatctacgcctcatcgagatacggcccaccgacacaatttccacacaatgggaaatatgtccaccaacgatccaaacatcaccgggatccaacatcaatgcatatgaatgaatgaaacacatataacatacttaaaacacactaaatcacgatgagtaactcatctcaacaccacatcaccgaataagtatgtacatgttttcaacatcattcaaatagtcatgcatccatcacaatcataataacaaatcacaccaattcatcatcacatcaaacacattgtcacacctatctcatatgcacacaatgttcaattctcatcaagtaattaaatcgagttttttaaataaataaggtcggataataccaatattcatcgttcatcatataaaacatttaattacttgcacaacgcccaaaacggcactaagaaatgatacacggatcaaaagatacgttattttgaagtttggaaaaatacacacacagcaaggttcgctcagcggagcaaggcagaagcgaaacccttccaacccccgctcagcggacctcaagcgacgtcaaacagaagcgaactacgttgggacctccgctcagcggacccccctccgctcagcggacctgcgatttcagcaaaccccaagtctgcgacagaccctgcgatttcactcccctttcacccaaaaatgattccagacatcacatacaggcatacaatcatcatatattcaattacacagcaccaaaaacatcatttaacgcattattaaccaaatagttcacacaatcatcatcaattcaatccaaattagaacaccctaacctaacaatcccaatgtctaattgaatcaaaccatacatcaatctacctatcacctaagaccacataagagatactaaaaggaagagtcccccttacctcgatgaatctcttgaatgctctccttccggtttcacgttcttgcctctttctcttctcttcttttcacgtgttcttcttttctccccaaatggttcctttctttcttattttatgaaaataaaataaaataaaatatcacaacttagtaaaaggcctaactagttagcaccccccttttactaacaccacaccataagcccaatatctcatattccatcattttccgattaaaatactaaattccaattatttaatttaaatccaaattaaattaataaactgaaattatgggatgTTACAAAGCCCAAAAGAGTGTTGGGCGTGAGGGGTGTATTaggaagtgttagaacaagattgagaatctatgttcagaatctggttttgatgataacaagcatatattttgtgagtaacagtTTTATTACTAATAGGtttcattgagtgtgcagatattatgttataaatcttatacaggattcatcaagaaaagaataCAACAACTACATCAGaaacatccagaagattgacGAAGCTAAACATCACTGATCAGAAGTCCAGAGAAAGAACATGTCAAACAAGCCAAAGACCATAGATCAGAAGCAAGAGAAGCAATAATAAGGAACAAGATCATTCAGAAGAAAAAGCAATATCAAGGCCTACATGCAACAGTCTCAATCAAGAAAGTACATCCGAAGATGTAAgaaaaaagaacaagaaagatcaacTGCAAGAAGCTTTGCAAGCATCAGAAGATCACACAACtatgaagatcagaagttctgaagctacaagttctgaagactacGATACAATGACATATAACATACAAACAATCAGCAGAAGTCGCTAACAAATCAATGAGAAGCTACAGCTCAGCAcacaaattaagtaaaatataaagAGCTTAGAATCTAAGGGAGAGCCGTTAGTAGCATCATCACATACAAAATAGTtgcaacatttaaaaggaacaactcccaaggttgaaagaagaagcaacccacatCCAGCACATTGGAAAAACAAGCTTATCCAAAGAAGCATGCCATCAACTGTAATCATCATGTTGAGGATAAGGTTCTGCCAAGAACAACAAATGTCACAAAAAAAGCTCAATCCAGACAAAGCATTCAAGACAACActcaaacaaatctcaacggctagattccaacggtaacataccaagctctaaAAAAAGATCAAAACTTCAGACTTGAAGGTATGCGTTCAAGTATGTATCTGAGTATGCATTTAGAATGAGCATCAAAGTATGTACCCAGGATACATCTAAAGAGTGAAGAACAAGTAATATCATAAGAGAAAATCTGCAGAGAGAAACTGAACAtgaaagtttaaaagaaatatgATGTCATGCATCAAAAGAtatacaagaggcaacacatactctgTATGTGCATAAATAAGCTATCGTGTTGATAAACACCAATCATATGCCTATATAAAGACAGAGAGAGAATGTGTGTAGACACATCAGAAGTTACTCAAGAGGCAACCTACAAAAGTATATGATGAATCAAATAATACACATCACATGCCTACAAGAAGTAtctcagaagatgaagaagaaggaaatatgTTGTTAAGCAGTATTCTCCACTGGAGTTATCAGAAGTTCACTAATACTTGATCAACACATACATTGTTCATATTGAATTACTTGAGAAAcagaatacactgagttgttgctcgaagaAGTGTTTCACGTTtgcttatgatcattaaatgtgttatcagctgtaacaagctttatgatcagtagtcaagaagaagatgaagatctactCACCAGGGGCAATCAAGATGAGAGCTGATGCTCCATATTCGCTTAAGTAGATAAGaagaagatggtcttacaagaaggaattaatttAAAGATGCTGAAGCCCTAATCTCCTTACTCAGATAAGAGAAGACCAGACCACAAGAAGCAATCAACATTGAGATGTTGCTCTAAATACTCTTGGGAGAAAGAAGAAGTGCAGATCAACtcagaagcaatcaacaatagagttgttgctctaaatcagcttaaaaagaattgaagatgaagatcatgaaAAGAAGCCTTCAACACAAGAGAGTTGTCTCTTAATATGCttatcagaagatgaagaagatctcatccagaagttcaagAACAGAAGACTACATGATTCTGTAGTATTCttgtaattaattttaaaacacatagagttgttgctcgaagtGTGTTATttcttaggaaacttctgatagattgtttaggctccagaagtgacttctagtcagtgagtcGTAAACATATGCATTAAGAATAAGAGACAATCAGCTTGATTAAGAAGCACGCCTTTAATCTCCAGAAGATAGATGAACATTATATCCTGCTGGGGTCCCTGAATAGTTCATCATCTAAGGTTAGTCACAGTAGTTTGTTGTGCGGTGTTAGTCACAACAGGATGGTTGTGCTGGAAGTCAAGGGATGTTATATCTTGcagagatcactgaacagtcttTTGCAGTTAGTCACGATAaattggcttgtgcagggttccTGAGTCAATGGGCGTtatatatctcgtggagatcactgaacgggtcattgtccagatggttagtcacagtagttggctgtgcaggatggtaagtcacgacggaggatcgtgcaagtgtaatcatgaattggttatagtggattaagacctctagtgagaggcaaatcacctgaagaaggtggatttgaggtagccttagttagaaggtgaaccgggataaaaatgaatgtgtcttttactttctgctcaTGTCATTTTAACCAAGAATTTCCAAGCCTTAATCTACAGAACTATACTGAATGAGTCAGAAGTTCTAATATccttagaagttaaaatgaacatcgtattggttatgtagttttacacttcatgcttccgcaacatcaaaagcataatccaatagatgattaaacgaaagaaagaaaagacgttaaagaaaaagaaagggaatttttagttgataaagaacacaattcaatcccccctttcttgtgtttttctccaccttcaattggtatcagagcatggctctgtattgatctcaagatcaaacacttaacAGTATAGAGAGATCCAGATGGAGAAAAACAACACTGAGCTGAAGATCAATGTCAAATTCACACACTCAGTATGATCAGAAGATGTCAAGGCCAAGATCTCAAGACTCTGTGCACATCATCAACACATCATAAGAAGtttgagaataaaaaaaaatcgacaaagctcaaagacatcaGAAAAAAGAATACGCGCTCAATGAAAATATTCAAAGATAAATAAGTGATGACTCAAGTCAAGTTGATCAATTCCACTCAGTTGAGATCAAGATTAAGAAATGGAGACACTTCAAGACAAAGATCAGAAGAAGAAACAGACAGAACCTCTTCCTCAGAAGATGCTCAAACTCAGACAAAATCAATAAGGAAGGTTTATTACTAAATAAGGTCAGATCTTTCTAAAACTCTCTCTTATATTTTTACTGAATGAGTTTATTTTGTGtgtatatttactttaattattgtCTACTCTACTATCTGTCACATTATTCGTGCATGTGCTGCATCTTTAGTTTCAACATTAATTACTACATTCCCTTCATATTTATTAGCTAAAATCTATCTCGGCACTTTTCGCATATGTCACCATCACTCATCTGCCCCTACATGATCACAAATGACTAACACCCCATTATAATTTTCCCTCTTACCAAAATGATATAAATGTGTcctcatcaaactttttttgaaaagaaaggttAATTGGATATGCTATTGCTAAAACGTCTAATTGCTATAGACAAGATTGAGAAGGTTGAAGATCTCTTAAGTTTATCAGAAGTTCTAATCTCACATAACCTTTAGAAAAGCAGGGCATAAAAGGATTAACTGTATCTTAAAAGGGTTTAAAAGTTTTTTCAGTATTTATGAGTCTTCAAAACCTCCGACGATTAAATTTTGATCTTTGGTGTTTCATACACGCTAAACCCTTGGTttatgaacacgtgttcaaatgTTTTCTAAAAACGGCTAAGTCGGTGTAACTCGTAGTCCTATGTCCTAGGTACCTGTTCCAAATCTCCTCGTATCACGCTATCTCCTCCCAACCGTCAGGATCATCAAGTGAAATAATAATTAGGTTTAACTAGGGGATCCTTTTCAAAACTGTATCCACCGTTATTTATACTTCCTAATCTCTCATTAGCCTTCATATCTTCACTAATTCTTCTCAATCCAATACACTTCATTCTCAAATCCATATTCTACTTCTCTTCTACCAAAATGGATGTCCAACCTAGCCTCACCATTCTTAAAGAAAAGTTCCTAGGGTTGGCTGCAATTAATCAGCATCTAGCAGAACTTCTTGTAGCTCAAGGTTGCTACAAGTATGTCGTTCTTCTTCGCGGACCCGTCTTTACAAATCTAGAAAATATTCTCTGGGTAAATGCATCCATCAGTGATGATTAGCTCAGTATATCTGCCAACATTCTTGGCATTCCTCTTATCATCACCGAAGAAGTCATTGCTGGTTTAATCGGTTTTGAGCCAAATCCCTCTGCCCTGGACCTAGAAGAGTTGGATCGATGGAATACCTCAAACTATCTTAATAGAGAAGTGACTCATGTTTTTAACAATGTTGAGTTTCTGACTCCCTTCATACAGTCTCTGTTTAGGTTTGTTTTGACCAACCTAACTCCCAGAGGATGCTTCCTACATTTTGTATCATGCAAGGATAGGTTTCTGATTCATCGGCTAGAAAGCAGCAGTCCTATAAATCTGC
Encoded proteins:
- the LOC131656342 gene encoding taxadiene 5-alpha hydroxylase-like isoform X2, coding for MVKDIPFIALCILTLSLAFLLKKLLSKSQTKNVPKGSLGYPIIGETLGFLRAQRQDKGYEWLQERVSKYGSVFKTSLMGSPTVIIIGQQGNKFILGSSDDVISAKKPITLQKILGKQSLSELVGSRHRLVKGELLKFLKPECLQNYVKKMDELVHTTLLKELKGNKTIQVVRLMKKLAYDMTSSILFDIDQHTREILFDDFTTSFKAIHSLPINLPGSSFWRGQKARARIVEMILPIMNERRQELSKGVLSSTNDMLSCLLAIRDENDKPLNDDLITDNFVFMFVASHDTSATLMTLMIWKLSRDQEVYNKVLEEQMEILKQRNENEERLTWGEIQKMKYTWRVAQELMRMIPPLFGGFRKALKDTSYLGYDIPKGWQVYWASCGTHMDKDIFENPDKFDPSRFENQTKSIPPFSYLPFGAGSHNCIGNEFARVQTLTTIHNFVKLYEWSKLNPKETLTRQPMPYPSLGLPIKIKPRCNMS
- the LOC131656342 gene encoding taxadiene 5-alpha hydroxylase-like isoform X1, whose amino-acid sequence is MVKDIPFIALCILTLSLAFLLKKLLSKSQTKNVPKGSLGYPIIGETLGFLRAQRQDKGYEWLQERVSKYGSVFKTSLMGSPTVIIIGQQGNKFILGSSDDVISAKKPITLQKILGKQSLSELVGSSRHRLVKGELLKFLKPECLQNYVKKMDELVHTTLLKELKGNKTIQVVRLMKKLAYDMTSSILFDIDQHTREILFDDFTTSFKAIHSLPINLPGSSFWRGQKARARIVEMILPIMNERRQELSKGVLSSTNDMLSCLLAIRDENDKPLNDDLITDNFVFMFVASHDTSATLMTLMIWKLSRDQEVYNKVLEEQMEILKQRNENEERLTWGEIQKMKYTWRVAQELMRMIPPLFGGFRKALKDTSYLGYDIPKGWQVYWASCGTHMDKDIFENPDKFDPSRFENQTKSIPPFSYLPFGAGSHNCIGNEFARVQTLTTIHNFVKLYEWSKLNPKETLTRQPMPYPSLGLPIKIKPRCNMS
- the LOC131656343 gene encoding uncharacterized protein LOC131656343, producing MDDHKKKTLEPKPNLEELYQGIPDESVNLTFQDLPNVKKNTTNIQSPSLSPMNMSPTHDFKKGFKVYSNDNYNDQQDFGHRGVVGPKSTQSKASEYNLGYDTMSGESSSTNGKGGVGRRRRQGIPHSKICTICSNYVYFFRTRCLVCGRVYCKQCVEIGMGDLREGRKCVNCLGLRFSQRYIERAGLLGCLNWRYPSTVKQTELKWAEKGPRRNGDKGYGNQSRPTTPTTPTSPFSIASSEASFATYSPFTPRHHHHPL